From a region of the Streptacidiphilus albus JL83 genome:
- a CDS encoding MAB_1171c family putative transporter, producing the protein MIEHVAIALLWLMVLWRLPCTRRSPIKRSLWWALVWLALALTAHLPSSIAAFDHFAGIANLSGLIFYSMGICSGAAMLDWVSAMSPAARAHAMLRFRRPLAAASITLLATLFVVAPRAEAREFVVAAEGDKAAILAVGIFEVYFGYAMIAASRMLWTARGKAASRCLSTGVWLMLAGTLSNSLFAVGRCALFAAWLVGLRVPGGNNLALVDTRAPLILAVLLMVLGISVPTIEAGLHGLAKLRALLALRPLWSELTTSAPGVVLGTPPTLLHDLGGTRYLSIRLLRRTIEIRDAALLLRGHVSCQDWQEIRSRLAAAGLRDDDFEAAAQAVWIGLGLQARKRGATPHEGPAHLPPHGAAELTDEARWLRRVAAARKSPVVRDALAALGNQADRAPLTPIGSPLH; encoded by the coding sequence GTGATTGAGCACGTCGCCATCGCGCTGCTCTGGCTCATGGTGCTCTGGCGGCTGCCCTGCACCCGGCGGTCACCGATCAAGCGCTCTCTCTGGTGGGCACTGGTCTGGCTCGCTCTGGCACTGACCGCTCACCTGCCGTCCTCGATCGCGGCCTTCGACCACTTCGCCGGCATCGCCAACCTGTCCGGACTGATCTTCTACAGCATGGGCATCTGCTCGGGCGCCGCCATGCTGGACTGGGTCAGTGCGATGAGCCCGGCGGCCAGGGCGCATGCGATGCTCCGCTTCCGTCGCCCCCTCGCGGCAGCCTCGATCACTCTGCTCGCCACGTTGTTCGTCGTCGCTCCACGCGCGGAGGCCCGCGAGTTCGTAGTGGCGGCCGAGGGTGACAAGGCCGCGATCCTCGCGGTAGGGATTTTCGAGGTGTACTTCGGCTATGCCATGATCGCGGCCAGCCGCATGCTGTGGACTGCCCGAGGGAAGGCCGCTTCGCGGTGCCTGAGCACGGGTGTGTGGCTCATGCTGGCCGGAACGCTCTCCAACTCGCTCTTCGCGGTGGGGCGGTGCGCGCTCTTTGCGGCCTGGCTGGTCGGGCTTCGAGTGCCCGGCGGGAACAACCTCGCGCTGGTTGACACCCGGGCGCCGTTGATCCTCGCGGTCCTGCTGATGGTGCTCGGCATCTCCGTGCCGACGATAGAAGCAGGTCTGCACGGCCTGGCCAAGCTGCGCGCGCTACTTGCCCTGCGTCCGCTCTGGAGCGAGCTGACCACCTCGGCGCCCGGCGTGGTCCTTGGCACTCCACCGACCCTGCTCCACGACCTCGGCGGGACCCGCTACCTCAGCATCCGACTGCTTCGGCGAACCATCGAAATCAGGGATGCCGCCCTGCTGCTGCGGGGGCACGTCAGCTGCCAGGACTGGCAGGAAATCAGGTCACGCCTGGCTGCGGCCGGCCTGCGCGATGACGACTTCGAGGCGGCAGCGCAGGCAGTGTGGATCGGGCTCGGCCTGCAAGCCCGCAAACGAGGTGCCACCCCGCACGAGGGCCCTGCACACCTCCCTCCCCACGGGGCCGCCGAGCTGACTGATGAGGCCCGGTGGTTGCGACGAGTCGCTGCTGCCCGAAAGTCTCCCGTCGTACGGGATGCCCTCGCGGCCCTTGGAAACCAGGCCGACCGCGCTCCGCTCACCCCGATCGGCTCTCCGCTCCACTGA
- a CDS encoding helix-turn-helix domain-containing protein translates to MTDEETPSDEHTPKRDQSSTIAARLEHLFKVVHPADRGPYSNAEVAERINTDAGEQILSATYLWQLKTGKRTDPTHSRLTAIAKFFGVSPMYFYEDEAAERANEQLRVLSALRDEGVRKLVLRADGLSPRGLAGIAQMIEAARTVEGLPDGGDAEQSGK, encoded by the coding sequence ATGACCGACGAAGAGACCCCGAGCGACGAACACACCCCGAAGCGGGACCAGTCGAGCACGATCGCCGCCCGACTTGAGCACCTGTTCAAGGTCGTCCATCCAGCCGACCGCGGGCCATACAGCAATGCGGAGGTCGCGGAGCGGATCAACACCGACGCCGGCGAGCAGATCCTCTCCGCCACCTACCTGTGGCAGCTGAAGACGGGCAAGCGCACCGACCCAACCCACAGCCGACTCACCGCCATCGCCAAGTTCTTCGGCGTATCGCCGATGTACTTCTACGAGGACGAGGCGGCCGAGCGCGCCAACGAGCAACTGAGAGTGCTCTCGGCCTTGCGCGACGAAGGAGTGCGGAAGCTGGTCCTGCGGGCGGATGGCCTTTCACCGCGCGGGCTGGCCGGAATCGCGCAGATGATCGAGGCGGCACGGACCGTAGAGGGCCTGCCCGACGGCGGCGACGCAGAGCAATCGGGCAAGTAG
- a CDS encoding C40 family peptidase, with product MKKLVQVCAAGAAVPFGLVFCIALTAGGASAVSPSLNLGGLGCVTPVAPGTATADGQSLTSEQINNATIIYQVANSLGLPPQAAVIAIATAMQESSLINRPDGDLDSVGLFQQRPSQGWGSPAQLVDPVYASKAFYAALVKVPGWEAMSVAQAAQRVQGSLYPDAYAKWEDLAKRLVGTVSGGAANCAGATGDGNGQAITNPVALPAGFSLPAGTPVQVVTAIQFAASKLGMPYQWGGTGNPSYDCSGLMMAAYAAAGIAIDRTTYQQVYDGTPVYSATQLKPGDLIFTAGSDGTPTNPGHVGMFLGSDLVLDAPRTGEDIEITHFSGGYWDAQAVAFRRIVPS from the coding sequence ATGAAGAAACTCGTGCAGGTTTGCGCTGCGGGCGCTGCCGTCCCGTTCGGCCTGGTGTTCTGCATCGCCCTGACGGCAGGCGGCGCCTCGGCCGTGAGCCCCAGCCTCAACCTCGGGGGCCTCGGCTGCGTGACACCCGTAGCACCCGGAACGGCCACCGCAGATGGTCAGTCGCTGACGAGCGAGCAGATCAACAACGCCACGATCATCTACCAGGTCGCCAACAGCCTCGGCCTCCCGCCACAGGCGGCGGTGATCGCCATCGCGACCGCCATGCAGGAAAGCAGCCTGATCAACAGGCCGGACGGCGACTTGGATTCCGTTGGACTGTTCCAGCAGCGCCCGTCGCAGGGGTGGGGCTCACCGGCCCAACTCGTTGACCCGGTCTACGCCTCGAAGGCGTTCTACGCCGCCCTCGTGAAGGTGCCGGGCTGGGAAGCCATGTCGGTCGCCCAAGCCGCCCAGCGCGTACAGGGAAGCCTCTATCCGGACGCCTACGCGAAGTGGGAGGACCTGGCGAAACGACTGGTCGGAACGGTGAGCGGCGGCGCGGCGAACTGCGCGGGCGCCACCGGCGACGGCAACGGTCAGGCGATCACCAACCCCGTCGCCCTTCCGGCGGGCTTCTCCCTACCAGCAGGCACACCGGTCCAGGTCGTCACGGCAATTCAGTTCGCCGCCAGCAAACTGGGCATGCCGTACCAGTGGGGCGGCACCGGAAACCCCAGCTACGACTGCTCTGGCCTGATGATGGCCGCATACGCAGCAGCCGGGATCGCGATCGACCGCACCACCTACCAGCAGGTGTACGACGGAACGCCCGTCTATTCGGCCACCCAGCTCAAGCCCGGCGACTTGATCTTCACGGCCGGCTCGGACGGCACGCCCACCAACCCCGGCCACGTTGGCATGTTTTTGGGGTCTGACCTGGTCCTTGATGCCCCACGCACGGGCGAGGACATCGAGATCACCCACTTCAGCGGCGGGTACTGGGACGCCCAAGCGGTGGCGTTCCGCCGAATCGTCCCGTCCTGA